From Strigops habroptila isolate Jane chromosome 1, bStrHab1.2.pri, whole genome shotgun sequence, a single genomic window includes:
- the LOC115608230 gene encoding cytochrome b5 isoform X2 produces MSGSSKTGSEKTGSEKTGTEPWRGRYYRLEEVQKHNTSQKTWIILHHRIYDVTKFLDEHPGGEEVLREQAGGDATENFEDVGHSTDARALSETFIIGELHPEPLITTVQSNSSSWSNWVIPAIAAIIVALMYRSYMSE; encoded by the exons ATGTCGGGCTCCAGTAAGACTGGCAGCGAGAAGACTGGCAGCGAGAAGACCGGCACCGAGCCGTGGCGGGGCCGGTACTACCGGCTGGAGGAGGTGCAGAAGCACAACACCAGCCAGAAGACCTGGATCATCCTGCACCACCGCATCTACGATGTCACGAAGTTTCTGGATGAG CACCCAGGTGGTGAAGAGGTCCTCAGGGAGCAAGCTGGGGGAGATGCTACTGAGAACTTTGAAGATGTTGGCCATTCCACAGATGCAAGGGCATTGTCCGAAACCTTTATTATTGGGGAGCTTCACCCG gaACCTCTTATTACCACTGTGCAGTCGAATTCCAG TTCATGGTCCAACTGGGTGATCCCAGCAATAGCAGCAATCATCGTGGCCCTGATGTATCGTTCCTACATGTCAGAGTAA
- the LOC115608230 gene encoding cytochrome b5 isoform X1: MSGSSKTGSEKTGSEKTGTEPWRGRYYRLEEVQKHNTSQKTWIILHHRIYDVTKFLDEHPGGEEVLREQAGGDATENFEDVGHSTDARALSETFIIGELHPDDRWKVQKRPEPLITTVQSNSSSWSNWVIPAIAAIIVALMYRSYMSE; encoded by the exons ATGTCGGGCTCCAGTAAGACTGGCAGCGAGAAGACTGGCAGCGAGAAGACCGGCACCGAGCCGTGGCGGGGCCGGTACTACCGGCTGGAGGAGGTGCAGAAGCACAACACCAGCCAGAAGACCTGGATCATCCTGCACCACCGCATCTACGATGTCACGAAGTTTCTGGATGAG CACCCAGGTGGTGAAGAGGTCCTCAGGGAGCAAGCTGGGGGAGATGCTACTGAGAACTTTGAAGATGTTGGCCATTCCACAGATGCAAGGGCATTGTCCGAAACCTTTATTATTGGGGAGCTTCACCCG gacGATAGATGGAAGGTTCAGAAACGACCA gaACCTCTTATTACCACTGTGCAGTCGAATTCCAG TTCATGGTCCAACTGGGTGATCCCAGCAATAGCAGCAATCATCGTGGCCCTGATGTATCGTTCCTACATGTCAGAGTAA